One Mangrovimonas cancribranchiae DNA segment encodes these proteins:
- a CDS encoding permease: MFDWLQHFADWLIYSVFNIGAETHLGTALNFFVYDTLKILILLFVIVFLMGIVNAYFPIERLKNYLNRKKMYGLEYFFSSIFGAITPFCSCSSVPLFIGFVQGGIPLGVTFSFLITSPLVNEVAIAMFIGMFGLKATLIYAGSGILLGTISGWLLGKFNLEPLLSDWVKKILENKMQQAEYEEQKQTFYQRIPEITRGAWDIVKGVLLYVIIGIAIGAAMHGYVPENFFNQYLGGGEWWTVPLAVLIAIPMYANAAGIVPVIEVFVAKGVPLGTAIAFMMATVGLSIPEATLLKKVMSLKLIAIFFGVVTIAIIISGFLFNIIL; encoded by the coding sequence ATGTTTGATTGGTTACAACATTTTGCCGATTGGCTTATATACTCTGTTTTTAATATTGGAGCAGAAACTCATTTAGGAACTGCGCTAAATTTCTTTGTATATGATACGCTCAAAATATTAATTCTCTTATTTGTGATTGTATTTTTAATGGGAATTGTAAACGCGTATTTTCCCATTGAACGCCTTAAAAATTATCTGAACCGAAAAAAAATGTACGGTTTAGAATACTTTTTTTCTTCCATTTTTGGTGCAATTACACCTTTTTGTTCTTGCTCTTCCGTTCCTCTATTCATTGGCTTTGTACAAGGTGGGATTCCGTTAGGCGTAACGTTCTCTTTTTTGATTACTTCGCCTTTAGTTAATGAAGTTGCTATTGCTATGTTTATTGGTATGTTTGGTTTAAAAGCAACACTAATTTATGCAGGTTCAGGCATTTTATTAGGAACAATTAGTGGTTGGCTGCTTGGTAAATTCAATCTCGAACCATTACTTTCTGATTGGGTAAAAAAGATTCTAGAAAACAAAATGCAACAGGCAGAATATGAAGAACAAAAGCAAACTTTTTACCAAAGAATACCCGAAATCACAAGAGGAGCTTGGGATATAGTAAAAGGAGTACTTCTTTATGTAATCATAGGTATTGCAATTGGTGCAGCAATGCACGGCTATGTTCCAGAAAACTTTTTCAATCAGTATTTAGGAGGTGGCGAATGGTGGACAGTTCCTCTTGCTGTATTAATAGCGATTCCAATGTATGCTAATGCTGCAGGAATTGTTCCTGTTATTGAGGTTTTTGTTGCCAAAGGCGTACCACTTGGTACTGCAATTGCCTTTATGATGGCAACGGTAGGATTATCTATTCCAGAAGCAACATTGCTAAAAAAAGTAATGTCTCTAAAGCTAATCGCTATCTTTTTTGGCGTGGTTACAATCGCCATCATTATTTCAGGGTTTCTATTCAATATCATCTTATAA
- a CDS encoding helix-turn-helix domain-containing protein, with protein sequence MNWIAKKISETRKMKGLTQEELAEQAKINLRTIQRIENSESEPRGKTLNLICEVLEIDPKELILTETSIREKNIGTKIINGLFLIALNMVLMGIIGFLTLDSNANMNSVFGGYLLSVFLPFFIVVMTKKMNGMERMFKFGSGYIAYFVLVMAKHGFPTGFVTGLFPCLLISLSVLYFGNELIKNRE encoded by the coding sequence ATGAATTGGATAGCAAAGAAAATAAGTGAAACCCGAAAAATGAAAGGACTTACTCAAGAGGAATTGGCTGAACAGGCAAAAATAAACTTAAGAACGATTCAACGCATTGAAAACTCTGAAAGCGAACCAAGAGGCAAAACTCTAAATTTGATTTGCGAAGTTCTGGAGATTGACCCAAAAGAATTGATTTTAACGGAAACTTCTATTCGAGAAAAAAATATCGGAACGAAAATAATTAATGGACTTTTTCTCATAGCTCTGAATATGGTCTTAATGGGAATTATCGGTTTTCTGACTTTAGACTCAAACGCAAATATGAATAGCGTATTTGGAGGATACTTATTGAGTGTCTTTCTTCCATTTTTCATAGTTGTAATGACAAAAAAAATGAACGGAATGGAAAGAATGTTCAAATTCGGATCTGGGTATATTGCTTATTTTGTTTTAGTAATGGCAAAACACGGATTTCCAACTGGATTTGTAACTGGATTATTCCCTTGTCTTTTAATTAGTCTATCTGTTCTATATTTTGGAAATGAACTTATCAAAAACAGAGAATAA
- a CDS encoding aromatic aminobenezylarsenical efflux permease ArsG family transporter: MDFLQSLLEDYNIPILSALILGLMTAISPCPLATNITATAFISKNISSKRKVFLSGLLYSLGRGFSYTAIGLILYFGASKFHIARFFNQNGEKYLGPLLIIIGLIMLNIIKLNFLGKSNFQEKLSENFKDKGLLGSFLIGIIFALAFCPYSGALFFGMLIPLTIASADGLYLPIIFAFGTGLPVILFTYLLAFTVGKVGVFYNRITKIEKVMRTVAGVVFILTGLYYVSIFTGILE; encoded by the coding sequence ATGGATTTTTTGCAATCGCTTTTAGAGGATTATAATATTCCCATTCTATCGGCATTGATACTCGGACTAATGACAGCCATTAGTCCGTGTCCTTTAGCGACCAACATAACTGCAACGGCATTTATTTCTAAAAATATTTCCAGTAAACGTAAAGTGTTTTTAAGCGGTTTGCTTTACTCTTTGGGTAGAGGGTTTAGTTACACAGCAATTGGTTTAATATTGTATTTTGGTGCAAGTAAATTCCATATCGCTCGATTTTTCAATCAGAATGGGGAAAAATATTTAGGCCCCTTATTAATAATCATTGGTTTGATTATGCTAAATATTATCAAGCTCAATTTTTTAGGAAAATCAAACTTTCAAGAAAAACTATCTGAAAATTTCAAAGACAAAGGACTTTTAGGCTCTTTTTTAATAGGTATTATTTTTGCGTTGGCATTTTGCCCTTATAGCGGAGCATTGTTTTTTGGAATGTTGATTCCTCTGACAATTGCATCAGCAGACGGACTTTATCTGCCTATCATATTTGCATTTGGAACGGGATTGCCTGTAATTCTTTTCACTTACTTATTGGCTTTTACAGTAGGAAAAGTCGGTGTATTCTACAACAGAATTACGAAAATCGAAAAAGTAATGCGCACCGTTGCAGGTGTTGTTTTCATTTTGACTGGATTGTATTATGTCTCAATTTTCACAGGAATTTTGGAATAA
- a CDS encoding ABC transporter ATP-binding protein, translating into MNTLNINNVSLVYNNGHQALYAIKLNITNGVFGLLGPNGAGKSSLMKTIVGLQKPTEGHISFNDTDIVKNPLEIQKQLGFLPQYFGVYPKVSAYNLLQHLAKLKGIHHKKESHDQIINLLDKVNLVDAKNKEVHTFSGGMKQRFGVAQALLGDPKIVIVDEPTAGLDPEERNRFNALLSEIGEDIIILLSTHLVEDVRNLCSDMAIIKQGAIVAKGSPNEFIQALQGKIWQKATTKNELLHLEPNHNIISKQFIEKVMHVTVYADACPTGFKAVTPNLEHAYFTYLNSTT; encoded by the coding sequence ATGAACACATTGAATATCAACAATGTGTCCCTTGTGTATAACAACGGACACCAGGCACTTTATGCCATAAAATTAAACATAACAAACGGTGTTTTTGGTTTACTTGGGCCTAATGGCGCAGGGAAATCTTCGCTTATGAAAACCATTGTAGGCTTACAAAAACCAACCGAAGGACACATTAGTTTTAACGATACAGATATTGTAAAAAACCCATTAGAAATACAAAAACAGTTAGGTTTTTTACCACAGTATTTTGGTGTTTACCCTAAAGTTTCGGCTTATAATTTACTACAACATTTGGCTAAACTAAAAGGTATTCATCACAAAAAAGAGAGCCACGATCAAATTATTAATCTTCTGGATAAAGTGAATTTAGTTGACGCCAAAAACAAAGAAGTACATACATTCTCGGGTGGTATGAAACAACGTTTTGGCGTAGCTCAAGCGTTACTGGGAGATCCTAAAATTGTGATTGTAGACGAACCTACAGCAGGTTTAGATCCTGAAGAACGTAATAGATTTAATGCGTTGTTGAGCGAAATAGGCGAAGATATTATCATTTTATTATCAACGCACTTGGTAGAAGATGTACGAAATCTATGTTCGGATATGGCGATTATAAAACAAGGTGCTATTGTGGCAAAAGGTAGCCCAAATGAGTTTATTCAAGCTTTACAAGGGAAAATATGGCAAAAAGCAACAACCAAAAACGAGCTACTTCATCTTGAGCCAAACCACAACATAATCAGTAAGCAATTTATTGAAAAGGTTATGCATGTAACCGTGTATGCGGATGCTTGCCCAACTGGGTTTAAAGCTGTAACTCCAAATTTAGAGCATGCTTATTTCACATATTTAAACAGCACAACATGA
- a CDS encoding TetR/AcrR family transcriptional regulator: MARKKEYNEDLVLEKAMNLFWRNGYEMTSMQMLEKEMGINKFSIYSSFGSKEGLLEASIKCYREKLDRLLQKMIDSNTGTEAIKQYFIDSLEFSQENKDFKGCFVGNTSTEIKDCDMPKIKKLLKANKTKLKTIFTDKLREENRFTEEEIEYKADYLLIAKFGFSAATKVFSQKQLNNYLNQIFKNL; encoded by the coding sequence ATGGCAAGAAAAAAAGAATATAACGAAGATTTAGTATTAGAAAAGGCAATGAACCTTTTTTGGCGAAATGGTTATGAAATGACTTCTATGCAAATGCTCGAAAAAGAAATGGGCATTAATAAGTTTTCTATCTATTCTAGTTTTGGTAGCAAAGAAGGTCTATTAGAAGCAAGTATCAAGTGTTACAGAGAAAAGCTAGACCGTTTATTACAAAAAATGATTGACTCTAATACTGGCACCGAAGCCATAAAGCAGTACTTTATAGATTCATTAGAATTCTCTCAAGAAAATAAAGACTTTAAAGGCTGTTTTGTAGGGAATACTTCAACAGAAATAAAAGATTGTGATATGCCAAAAATCAAAAAACTATTAAAAGCCAATAAAACAAAATTGAAAACAATTTTTACCGATAAATTAAGAGAAGAAAATCGCTTTACAGAAGAAGAAATTGAATATAAAGCAGATTATTTGTTAATCGCAAAATTTGGGTTTTCGGCTGCAACAAAAGTTTTTAGCCAAAAACAATTGAATAATTATTTGAACCAAATATTTAAAAATCTATAA
- a CDS encoding metalloregulator ArsR/SmtB family transcription factor, whose amino-acid sequence MKRSLERIEYKEDTEALAKFAKALGHPTRIAILKYLENQSCCFTGDLVDVLPISQSTVSQHLKELKNAGLIQGELKPPKIKYCINQENWVIAKTLFQQFFD is encoded by the coding sequence ATGAAAAGAAGTTTAGAACGTATAGAATATAAAGAAGATACCGAAGCATTGGCAAAATTTGCTAAAGCTTTAGGACATCCAACTCGTATTGCCATTTTAAAATATCTTGAAAATCAATCATGCTGTTTTACTGGAGATTTGGTGGATGTATTACCTATTTCACAATCAACAGTTTCACAACATTTAAAAGAATTAAAAAATGCAGGTTTAATTCAAGGAGAGTTAAAGCCGCCAAAAATAAAATATTGTATTAATCAAGAAAACTGGGTGATTGCTAAAACGTTATTTCAACAATTTTTTGATTGA
- a CDS encoding helix-turn-helix transcriptional regulator, with amino-acid sequence MPIVINIDVMLAKRKMKSKELVKEVGITPANLSILKNGKAKGIRFETLEKICKALDCKPGDIIDYVD; translated from the coding sequence ATGCCCATTGTAATAAATATAGACGTCATGCTTGCCAAACGAAAAATGAAGAGTAAAGAATTGGTTAAAGAAGTTGGCATTACACCTGCAAATTTATCGATACTAAAAAATGGAAAAGCCAAAGGCATTCGCTTTGAAACTCTAGAAAAAATATGCAAAGCCTTAGACTGTAAACCTGGAGACATTATAGACTATGTAGACTAG
- a CDS encoding DUF2975 domain-containing protein produces MQKSNIISKVLYYISRILGGLYLITGVYGLFSWVTNTHLLIKDKQTIITYPFTETSFLILDSNTTYLIFSFLIPVLGYGLFFWLLSNVFKVFYQDKLFTAENIVHLRRFYLVNIFLPTVLTIFTSFFMPIEHEMFLIIILHLVLGVFVFFMSEIFNQGLHLQNEQDLYI; encoded by the coding sequence ATGCAAAAATCAAATATTATTTCCAAAGTTTTATACTACATCTCAAGGATATTGGGCGGTTTGTATTTAATTACTGGTGTTTATGGGTTATTCAGCTGGGTAACTAACACCCATTTGCTTATAAAAGATAAGCAAACAATTATCACCTACCCTTTTACAGAGACATCTTTTTTAATTTTAGACAGCAACACAACGTATTTAATCTTTTCGTTTTTAATTCCTGTTTTAGGGTATGGTTTGTTTTTTTGGCTACTATCTAATGTCTTTAAAGTATTTTACCAGGACAAATTATTTACCGCCGAAAATATTGTGCATTTACGACGGTTTTATCTTGTCAATATATTTCTACCAACTGTACTTACCATATTCACATCGTTTTTTATGCCCATAGAACACGAAATGTTTCTGATTATTATCCTGCATCTTGTTTTAGGTGTTTTTGTGTTTTTTATGTCAGAAATATTTAACCAAGGATTGCATTTACAAAACGAACAAGACTTATACATTTAA
- a CDS encoding nitrophenyl compound nitroreductase subunit ArsF family protein produces the protein MNKIIKILTVLAIGLILTSCNGQDKNKTTSLDKSVSKIEVLDFHSTHRCMTCNAIETNTKYTLNTYFAKELKEAKITFQVINVDKKENEKIAEKFEASGTSLFLNVIKNGKETQINLTDFAFMNGNDQDAFSKELKAKIDQELKTL, from the coding sequence ATGAATAAAATAATCAAAATTCTTACAGTTTTAGCAATCGGACTAATACTTACATCTTGCAATGGTCAAGATAAAAACAAAACAACTTCTTTAGATAAATCCGTTTCAAAAATTGAAGTGCTAGATTTTCACTCTACACATAGATGTATGACGTGTAATGCTATTGAAACAAATACAAAATACACGTTGAATACTTATTTTGCAAAGGAACTTAAAGAAGCTAAAATTACGTTTCAGGTTATTAATGTAGATAAAAAGGAAAATGAAAAAATTGCTGAAAAATTTGAGGCGTCAGGAACTTCTTTATTCTTAAACGTGATTAAAAACGGAAAAGAAACCCAAATAAATCTAACTGATTTTGCCTTTATGAACGGAAACGACCAAGACGCATTTTCTAAAGAACTGAAAGCCAAAATAGACCAGGAATTAAAAACACTTTAA
- a CDS encoding thioredoxin family protein yields the protein MTKVIKILGTGCPKCQSMTGVVKDVVSANNIDATIEKVEDIMEIMKFNVMTTPALVIDDVITIKGRVPSKDEVLALLK from the coding sequence ATGACTAAAGTAATTAAAATTTTAGGGACAGGATGTCCAAAATGTCAATCAATGACTGGTGTAGTTAAAGATGTAGTTTCAGCAAATAACATTGATGCAACCATTGAAAAGGTAGAAGACATTATGGAAATTATGAAATTCAACGTAATGACAACACCAGCTTTAGTAATTGATGATGTTATTACAATAAAAGGCAGAGTTCCTTCAAAAGATGAAGTATTGGCACTTTTAAAATAA
- a CDS encoding MarC family protein — translation MTEILTKIFFLIAVIDPLGSVPVYLEATKQLDQKHKKKVAVRASFIAFLILLFFIVVGQLILEGMDVTLDAFQISGGVILFLFALTMIFGEGKPESEKHLIKDYKHVTIFPVAIPSIASPGAIMAVVLLTDNNLYSIQQQAMTTLLVLVVVVLTMVILLAANIVQKRIGEYGISVISKVMGLILAAYAVQSILSGLKDFFIVLK, via the coding sequence ATCACTGAAATACTTACTAAAATATTCTTTCTAATTGCTGTTATTGACCCCCTTGGGTCAGTACCAGTATACTTAGAAGCCACTAAACAACTGGATCAGAAGCATAAGAAAAAAGTAGCTGTGAGAGCTTCCTTTATCGCATTTTTAATCTTGCTTTTTTTCATAGTTGTAGGTCAGTTGATTCTTGAAGGCATGGATGTAACCCTAGACGCTTTCCAAATTTCAGGCGGTGTTATCTTATTTCTCTTTGCCTTGACGATGATATTCGGTGAAGGTAAACCAGAGTCTGAAAAGCACTTGATAAAAGATTATAAACATGTCACCATTTTTCCAGTAGCTATTCCTTCAATAGCATCACCAGGTGCAATTATGGCAGTCGTTTTATTGACTGACAATAATCTTTATTCAATTCAACAGCAAGCAATGACGACATTGCTCGTTTTGGTTGTAGTTGTGCTCACAATGGTAATATTATTAGCTGCGAACATCGTTCAAAAAAGAATTGGAGAATACGGAATATCGGTAATTAGTAAAGTAATGGGATTGATCCTTGCTGCTTATGCTGTTCAAAGTATTCTCAGCGGACTAAAAGACTTCTTCATAGTATTGAAATAA
- a CDS encoding M1 family aminopeptidase, giving the protein MKTVLLNDIYSALKHIATQFGLLAYLVLGFFTGYKFHIKVGDGIAANAPYAVGFMTGLLSLLIILIATLLAFSSLFKERDANFDLIVFTTPIKKRDFALARFLSFFLLTALSFFIVMLGYVIGLHVQTDSEMLADFHLWHYVYPYLIFGVVNSVLVCSILFFFAKKFQNKLLVAIAGLMLYITYMIVLMFSNAPFMAQSLPQSLFAQKVSAITDIFGLSAYFYDAKDFSVFERNHNIVSFSNILLINRLGVVLLSLFIMKLGINAFSFLPVFKQNSTKRTPKKTKLLDVPFAKVGTLFTSKTKQHALRSFVKIDFIYLFKSIPLISVSALLLFYVGVEMYGDIDMGIRLPQQYASSGLLVKTINETFYFIGALVVVYFTNDVFWRANASGFSIIQNTTYYAKERLLGHAISMVLLIIFLTGLMLLEAIIFQLIFEYPIFDWQAYFGVFVFNTLPLTLFALLLLFINNISKSKSVALGISILLFLLFVTPISKNMITNPLFRFLSGYKGAYSDFIGYGAYVMPFIYRLIFGFALVGLVCALYSLIKTKVKKSCFIIAMVSCVCIGMVSGYSFLDGYISKDKDADILARVAYEKYYRAYQNLPQPTIKKVNTEIDLFPEDQAYQIKGTYWLVNQHEHAIDSILISVPEDFEIQALLFSYKNDTITLDRAISEIPLKQALQVQDSAKLTFHLAYKWEAVNGHNPFNAIVKDGSFMRISRYYPQFGYDASQEISDKTIRKQHALGEATAMKPFDAVKTYIDDFISLDMQISTDNNQIAVGTGALKLQWQDANRNYYTYQADAIPFRFAVSSAAYEVKKAQHNDVSIEVLYHPLHENNVDHLIENTKLSLDYCTKYFGPYPFSSIQFAEVSSFTQGFAGTAYPGVIFMTEHMTFHANLAGNHNQDVINELAGHEVAHFWWGTNQINPDYREGYAMLTESLAMYTEMMLYKNMYGKAKMLERVAIHKQIYEAEKGFTDDLSLLKATKNNAFISYSKGAIVFVELSELLGEERLNMALRMFLDQHAYPNAKPTSTDLLETILKVSDDRFKDKIKAMFE; this is encoded by the coding sequence ATGAAAACGGTTTTACTAAACGATATATATAGCGCACTAAAACACATAGCAACGCAATTTGGTTTATTGGCGTATTTGGTGCTTGGTTTTTTTACAGGCTATAAGTTTCATATTAAGGTAGGCGATGGTATTGCTGCCAATGCGCCCTACGCTGTTGGGTTTATGACTGGTTTGTTGAGCTTACTTATTATTTTGATAGCTACCCTACTAGCCTTTTCCAGCTTGTTTAAGGAACGTGACGCTAACTTTGATTTAATTGTTTTTACCACACCTATAAAAAAACGCGACTTTGCATTAGCACGCTTTTTATCCTTCTTTTTACTTACTGCATTGAGTTTTTTTATTGTAATGCTTGGGTATGTTATTGGGTTACATGTGCAAACAGATTCTGAAATGCTTGCAGACTTTCATCTGTGGCATTATGTATATCCTTATTTGATTTTTGGTGTGGTAAATAGTGTATTGGTATGCAGCATCCTGTTTTTCTTTGCTAAAAAATTTCAGAATAAACTATTGGTCGCTATTGCAGGATTGATGTTATACATCACCTATATGATAGTGCTCATGTTTTCAAACGCGCCGTTTATGGCACAATCGTTACCGCAGTCTTTATTTGCTCAAAAAGTATCTGCTATAACTGATATCTTTGGATTGTCGGCTTATTTTTATGATGCCAAGGACTTTAGTGTTTTTGAAAGAAACCACAACATCGTGTCGTTTAGTAACATACTATTGATAAACCGTTTGGGTGTTGTGCTACTGTCTTTATTTATTATGAAATTAGGCATTAATGCGTTCTCATTTCTGCCAGTTTTCAAACAAAATTCAACAAAAAGAACGCCTAAAAAGACCAAGCTACTAGATGTTCCGTTTGCGAAAGTAGGCACATTGTTTACTTCAAAAACAAAACAGCATGCGCTGCGCTCTTTTGTGAAAATCGATTTTATTTATTTGTTTAAAAGTATTCCGCTAATTTCGGTTTCTGCCTTACTGTTATTTTATGTAGGTGTAGAAATGTATGGCGATATAGATATGGGTATTAGATTACCGCAACAGTATGCTAGCTCTGGCTTACTGGTTAAAACCATTAACGAAACATTTTATTTTATAGGCGCACTTGTTGTGGTTTACTTTACAAACGATGTGTTTTGGCGTGCAAATGCCAGTGGATTTTCAATCATTCAAAATACGACTTATTATGCCAAAGAGCGCCTATTAGGACACGCTATAAGTATGGTGCTTTTAATTATTTTTCTTACTGGTTTAATGCTCTTGGAAGCGATTATCTTTCAGCTTATTTTTGAATACCCAATTTTTGATTGGCAAGCATATTTTGGTGTGTTTGTTTTTAATACGTTGCCACTTACACTCTTTGCGTTACTGCTTCTTTTTATTAATAACATAAGCAAAAGTAAATCGGTGGCATTGGGTATATCTATCTTGTTATTCTTATTGTTTGTGACGCCTATTTCAAAAAACATGATTACGAATCCTTTGTTTCGTTTTTTATCTGGTTACAAAGGTGCTTATAGCGATTTTATAGGTTACGGTGCTTATGTAATGCCGTTTATTTACAGATTGATTTTTGGGTTTGCTCTTGTAGGACTTGTATGTGCTTTATACAGTTTGATAAAAACTAAAGTTAAAAAAAGCTGCTTTATTATTGCTATGGTTAGTTGCGTATGTATAGGCATGGTGAGCGGCTATTCGTTTTTAGATGGTTATATTTCAAAAGATAAAGACGCTGACATATTAGCGCGTGTTGCTTACGAAAAGTACTATAGAGCATACCAAAACCTTCCGCAGCCAACCATAAAAAAGGTTAATACTGAAATAGATTTGTTTCCTGAAGACCAAGCTTACCAGATAAAAGGCACGTATTGGTTGGTAAATCAGCACGAACACGCTATAGATTCTATACTAATAAGTGTGCCTGAAGACTTTGAGATACAAGCGCTTTTATTTAGCTATAAAAATGATACCATAACGCTAGACAGGGCTATTTCAGAAATACCATTGAAACAGGCATTACAAGTCCAAGACTCGGCTAAACTCACCTTTCATTTGGCTTACAAATGGGAGGCTGTAAATGGTCATAATCCTTTTAATGCGATTGTAAAGGATGGCTCTTTTATGCGAATAAGTCGTTATTATCCTCAATTTGGGTATGATGCAAGTCAAGAAATTTCAGACAAGACCATTAGAAAACAACATGCTTTGGGCGAAGCCACAGCCATGAAACCATTTGATGCGGTAAAGACCTATATAGACGACTTTATTTCTTTGGACATGCAAATTTCAACCGATAATAATCAAATTGCTGTTGGTACTGGCGCATTAAAATTGCAGTGGCAAGACGCTAATAGAAACTACTACACCTATCAGGCTGATGCTATACCGTTTAGGTTTGCGGTTTCATCAGCTGCTTATGAGGTTAAAAAAGCACAACACAACGATGTTTCTATTGAGGTTTTATATCATCCTTTGCATGAAAACAATGTAGATCACCTTATTGAGAACACGAAGCTGTCATTAGATTATTGTACTAAATACTTTGGGCCTTATCCGTTTTCGTCTATTCAATTTGCCGAAGTGTCATCGTTTACACAAGGTTTTGCAGGCACCGCTTATCCTGGTGTTATATTTATGACAGAGCATATGACGTTTCATGCCAACCTAGCGGGCAACCACAATCAAGATGTTATTAATGAATTGGCTGGGCATGAAGTAGCGCATTTTTGGTGGGGAACCAACCAGATTAATCCTGATTATCGTGAAGGTTATGCTATGCTGACTGAAAGCTTGGCCATGTATACCGAAATGATGCTATATAAAAACATGTACGGCAAGGCAAAAATGCTAGAACGTGTGGCCATACATAAACAAATATATGAAGCTGAAAAGGGTTTTACTGATGACTTATCGTTATTGAAAGCTACAAAAAACAATGCGTTTATTTCCTATTCTAAAGGTGCTATTGTTTTTGTTGAGTTGAGTGAGTTACTGGGCGAAGAACGATTGAACATGGCTTTACGTATGTTTTTAGATCAACACGCGTACCCTAATGCAAAGCCTACTTCAACTGATTTACTAGAAACGATTTTGAAGGTTAGCGATGATAGATTTAAGGACAAAATTAAAGCCATGTTTGAGTAA
- a CDS encoding OsmC family protein yields MNYHIKASSISNQDAVLHIKQSNIDFGTTSKTAEILPNPAELFLGAFSACMLKNVERFSGMMKFTYSKATVEVNATRLENPPRMDNIIYNLTIYSTDKKLNTDLLKRNIEKFGTIYNTIKLSCTISGTINTITNV; encoded by the coding sequence ATGAACTATCATATCAAAGCTTCATCCATTTCAAATCAAGATGCAGTTCTTCATATAAAGCAATCGAATATAGATTTTGGCACAACTTCAAAAACTGCCGAAATCTTGCCAAATCCTGCTGAATTATTCTTGGGTGCTTTTTCTGCCTGTATGTTGAAAAATGTTGAGCGATTTTCTGGTATGATGAAATTTACTTATTCAAAAGCAACAGTTGAAGTCAATGCCACACGTCTTGAAAATCCGCCACGTATGGACAACATCATTTATAATTTGACAATTTATAGCACCGATAAAAAACTAAATACAGATCTGCTAAAAAGGAACATTGAAAAATTTGGCACTATCTACAATACTATAAAACTATCCTGCACTATTTCTGGCACAATAAACACAATTACAAATGTTTGA
- a CDS encoding peroxiredoxin-like family protein: MNLKSLLTIGTIILVVASCKNNSDKKSTTTSTNNQKMESEQKTTLAAELELRKVNFNKKADATTKKIYKEGLDAVTNSGILESAKNVGDIAPNFELENALGEAVSLKSYLDKGPVVLVWYRGGWCPYCNLTLHHLQEELPNFKEEGANLLALTPELPDESINTSEKHDLEFEVLSDIHNKIAKEYGVVFKLTKDVAEKYNEKFNLNSHNGDTSNELPLAATYIINTDGKIEYAFLDADYRNRAEPSEITRFLKEMKK; encoded by the coding sequence ATGAACTTAAAATCACTTTTAACAATAGGCACTATTATTTTAGTCGTTGCAAGCTGTAAAAATAATTCAGATAAAAAAAGTACGACAACTTCAACAAACAATCAAAAGATGGAATCAGAACAAAAAACAACTTTAGCTGCGGAACTCGAACTACGTAAAGTTAATTTTAATAAAAAAGCTGATGCTACAACTAAAAAGATTTACAAAGAAGGATTAGATGCGGTAACTAATAGCGGCATATTGGAATCTGCCAAAAACGTTGGAGACATAGCACCCAATTTCGAACTTGAAAATGCACTTGGTGAAGCTGTTTCTTTAAAAAGCTATTTAGATAAGGGGCCTGTTGTACTCGTTTGGTATAGGGGTGGTTGGTGTCCATATTGTAATCTTACTCTACATCATTTACAAGAAGAGTTACCTAATTTTAAAGAAGAAGGAGCAAATCTATTGGCTTTAACCCCAGAATTACCTGATGAATCAATAAACACATCTGAAAAACACGATTTAGAATTTGAAGTATTAAGTGATATTCATAATAAAATTGCGAAAGAATATGGTGTGGTATTTAAACTCACAAAAGATGTAGCAGAAAAATATAATGAAAAATTTAATTTAAATTCACATAACGGAGATACCAGCAACGAACTACCATTGGCTGCAACTTATATTATTAATACAGATGGTAAAATTGAATATGCATTTTTAGATGCCGATTATAGAAACCGTGCAGAGCCAAGTGAAATAACTAGGTTTTTGAAAGAAATGAAAAAATAA